From the genome of Mastomys coucha isolate ucsf_1 unplaced genomic scaffold, UCSF_Mcou_1 pScaffold6, whole genome shotgun sequence, one region includes:
- the Wdcp gene encoding WD repeat and coiled-coil-containing protein, translating into MELGNGKLLRTGLNSLNQAVHPAQGLAWTDGNRVVLTDLQLHSGEAKFGDSQVIGSFESVCGVSWAPVSTVHLPALLAIQHRTLVSVWQLCPSTAGSSKWQMSQTSEIRESLPILPQGCMWHPKDAVLTVLTAKDVSIFPNVHQDGSRVKVDINTKSRIYCACWTLDGQRLVVAIGSSLYSYIWDSSQKSLHRCSFCPVFPVNCSIRSITATVNSQVAIATELPLDKLCGLNASEAFDGPPNGDNGAVRTRPVGEIPPVDEQVATTDMNSGVTVGPSSVPLDLTHIHFNPSGAEQSSLIFLRNKDYLTGTGQDSSHLILVTFKEAITMTKKVAIPGILVPDLIAFNLTAQLLAVTSNTSNVILIYSVIPSSMPNVQQIQLESNERPKGLCFLTDRLLLIAVGKQKPTEAAFLPSSESDQYTVRLIVREITLGRESSGTSAESQGAYSDFKALLNKADREKEFTESLSPCSSPLSQGLLLTANSSTQSGGSGRALIQEIKSPLSGLPSDSIGHQTLHRPSWLCTALPRPSRTPEYPSTPDLNSPQRENLQKEKETCPLSRELVGMQQYLSELMDFLHKEKRVSPAYPPSQDPPYVHLIYQKPHSVDPAERRAVLLCDGKLRLSTVQQAFGLHLVEMLHDSHWILLSADSQDFIPLTFTAAQTVVVRDGSLAKPEEARGSLSHNQDSDPPPEVFGDLATQNVDTAGCFNSVT; encoded by the exons ATGGAGTTGGGAAATGGAAAACTGCTTAGGACAGGACTGAACTCACTAAATCAAGCAGTACATCCAGCCCAGGGCCTGGCCTGGACTGATGGGAATCGTGTAGTCCTGACTGATTTACAGCTTCACAGTGGAGAGGCCAAGTTCGGAGACTCCCAAGTCATTGGAAGTTTTGAATCTGTCTGTGGGGTTTCCTGGGCCCCAGTCAGCACAGTGCATTTGCCTGCTCTGCTTGCCATCCAGCACAGGACGCTGGTCTCCGTGTGGCAGCTGTGTCCTAGCACTGCAGGATCAAGCAAATGGCAGATGTCTCAGACCTCTGAAATCAGGGAGTCACTCCCTATCCTTCCTCAGGGCTGCATGTGGCACCCAAAGGATGCTGTCCTCACTGTGCTGACTGCGAAGGATGTTTCCATTTTTCCTAATGTCCACCAAGATGGTTCCAGGGTAAAAGTGGACATCAACACCAAGAGCCGCATTTACTGTGCTTGTTGGACCCTAGATGGCCAGCGGCTGGTGGTAGCAATAGGCAGCAGCCTTTATTCGTATATTTGGGACAGTTCTCAGAAGTCCCTTCATAGATGCTCCTTCTGCCCAGTGTTTCCTGTGAACTGTTCCATCCGCTCCATCACAGCCACCGTGAACTCACAGGTTGCTATAGCCACTGAACTTCCACTTGATAAGCTTTGTGGCTTAAATGCATCTGAAGCCTTTGACGGTCCACCTAATGGTGACAATGGTGCTGTACGTACTCGTCCTGTGGGTGAAATACCTCCTGTAGATGAGCAGGTCGCCACTACAGACATGAATTCTGGAGTAACAGTTGGTCCCTCTTCAGTTCCTCTGGATCTGACTCACATACACTTCAACCCATCAGGAGCTGAGCAGagttctcttatttttttaagaaacaaggaCTACTTGACAGGAACTGGTCAAGATTCTTCACATTTGATCCTGGTAACCTTCAAGGAAGCAATTACCATGACAAAAAAGGTCGCAATTCCGGGCATTCTGGTTCCTGATTTAATAGCATTTAACCTGACTGCACAGCTACTGGCTGTGACTTCCAACACGAGTAACGTAATCTTGATCTATTCGGTTATTCCATCTTCTATGCCAAATGTGCAGCAGATTCAGTTAGAGAGTAACGAAAGACCAAAGGGCCTATGTTTCTTGACAGACAGATTATTATTAATTGCTGTAGGGAAACAAAAGCCCACTGAAgcagcctttcttccttcttcagaaTCTGATCAGTATACTGTTCGTCTGATAGTTAGAGAAATAACCCTGGGAAGAGAATCTTCTGGAACATCTGCTGAAAGTCAGGGTGCTTACTCTGACTTCAAGGCTCTATTAAATAAAGCAGATAGAGAAAAAGAGTTCACTGAGAGCCTTTCCCCATGTTCAAGTCCCCTGAGCCAAGGGCTCTTGCTAACAGCTAACTCCAGTACTCAGAGTGGGGGGTCTGGAAGAGCCCTTATTCAAGAAATTAAAAGCCCCTTGTCCGGTCTGCCCAGTGATTCCATTGGCCATCAAACCCTTCACAGGCCCTCCTGGCTTTGCACAGCTTTGCCTAGACCTAGCAGGACCCCAGAGTACCCCAGCACCCCAGATCTGAATTCACCTCAAAGAGAgaacttacaaaaagaaaaggaaacttgcCCACTTTCCAGAGAACTGGTTGGGATGCAACAGTATCTTTCTGAACTCATGGATTTTCTACACAAGGAGAAACGAGTCTCTCCTGCTTATCCACCCTCTCAGGATCCTCCCTATGTTCACCTCATTTACCAG AAACCTCATTCTGTAGATCCTGCTGAGAGAAGAGCAGTGCTTCTCTGCGACGGCAAGCTAAGGCTCAGTACTGTTCAACAGGCGTTTGGCCTCCACCTTGTTGAAATGCTGCACG ATTCCCACTGGATCCTCCTCTCTGCTGACAGCCAAGATTTTATCCCATTAACTTTCACAGCTGCCCAGACAGTCGTGGTGAGAGATGGCAGCCTGGCCAAGCCAGAGGAAGCTAGGGGCTCTCTTTCTCACAATCAGGATTCTGATCCTCCACCTGAAGTCTTCGGAGACCTTGCTACCCAGAATGTAGATACTGCGGGCTGTTTTAACAGTGTGACCTGA